Proteins from one Pagrus major chromosome 1, Pma_NU_1.0 genomic window:
- the coq7 gene encoding 5-demethoxyubiquinone hydroxylase, mitochondrial: MQRAAHTALYGWSNVVGPAMIRQCLKHRVPVQLSSRAYSVVPPPRDSEEKEMLDRMLRVDHAGEYGANCIYAGQMAVLGRSRTGPLIQEMWDQEKKHLEKFNEILAENRVRPTALLPLWNVAGFVLGASSALLGKEGAMACTVAVEESISEHYNSQIRTLMEKDPDRYTELLHIIKEFRDDEMEHHDTGLEHDAENVPGYWLLKNAIQLGCKAAIYVSERV; this comes from the exons ATGCAAAGAGCCGCGCACACAGCGTTGTATGGCTGGTCTAATGTTGTCGGTCCAGCGATGATTCGTCAGTGTTTAAAACACAGAG TGCCCGTGCAGCTGAGCTCACGTGCTTACAGTGTGGTCCCGCCCCCACGCGACAGTGAGGAGAAGGAGATGTTGGACCGCATGCTGCGCGTGGACCATGCGGGTGAATACGGGGCCAACTGCATCTACGCCGGCCAGATGGCAGTGTTGGGCCGATCTAGGACTGGACCTCTTATCCAG gAAATGTGGGACCAAGAAAAGAAACACCTTGAGAAGTTCAATGAAATTCTGGCTGAGAACAGAGTTCGTCCCACAGCACTGTTACCCCTCTGGAACGTCGCTGGGTTTGTATTAG GTGCGTCCTCAGCACTGCTTGGCAAAGAAGGGGCCATGGCCTGCACTGTGGCAGTGGAGGAGAGTATTTCAGAGCACTACAACAGCCAGATAAGAACTCTGATGGAGAAGGACCCTGACAGATACACTGAACTGTTACAT ATCATAAAGGAATTCAGAGACGACGAGATGGAGCATCATGACACAGGATTGGAGCATGATGCTGAAAAC gtACCTGGATACTGGCTACTAAAAAATGCAATACAGCTAGGCTGCAAAGCTGCAATATATGTCTCTGAACGTGTCTGA